The following coding sequences are from one Sesamum indicum cultivar Zhongzhi No. 13 linkage group LG11, S_indicum_v1.0, whole genome shotgun sequence window:
- the LOC105173802 gene encoding SNF2 domain-containing protein CLASSY 3-like, producing the protein MNSSGGVASRTRSRTRFAHDIMGGTQSGSSSKSVQMNLREKPREENNTVLEDDYELKGYDTDSLDDEYVQFLGMHVKHANGDSIGSCHHGMEIEIISEAEFRQTPHCPKSSPAVESGRGCAGKDNDDNTIKESTSVCPRTRWSRTSSDRSRQLDQNKCYADCNSALLQEDEKSHGSEHEIGIAGWTRSKRGVARKPIMVDDISLDLSDGSSSPGDSSLSDSPSSSEHEDCSDGIELLSDSHNEEESIDQQASKRQEFAPSKVHEDKVQVEVQLLGDSSKRTVGNIGNCSSRQDSSRNRPGSKRDHVQKSSSLLISQMFTEKEFKEDEDEVGIDSSWTGRTSMKMWISSSGTRGARVAQGIGKEGKAPISKYDSSLKNKDSDKSNTALHDHSPTYEHVREKKAKVKFENNEQTSGRRFCARKYYDLYKDNTELEDDYELKAYDTDSLDDNDVQFLGMHIKHANGDTISGHCGMEIGVERISEAEFRQTHHGLKKESSLAAESARDYAGKENDDDTIKESTSVCPRTRGSQTNLDRSRQLDQNKYYADCKSPLPQEDEERSHGSAHETGIASRTRSKRGVLRKPTTVDDISLDFLSDGSSSPSDSRPSDSLSSSDHEADDSEDEEFTMEQYDCSDGIELSDSHDEQGSVDQHASNRPEFASLKVHQEEAQVEVQELGDSRKRTVGNIGNCPSKEDSSRNRPGNKRDHVQKSSPLLSSQMFTKKEFKEDEDDEGIDHSWTGRKRMKLISSSHTSGTRAAQRMGKDGQASIRKYGLSQENEDSDKSNSALHDNSPTYEHARNKKARVKFENNEQMSGRRLCARKDYDLYKDLLDSVLDKTAEVKEDGSHEEPKQSLEHKDALPLKFRFEDEITTAVEKSESELIIERLFDEMELCLTYGDMDFNEYHEVAKDTTNSPDDEANQYTQCCKGKHQLIEDDEIGVICKYCFHIELEAKHVIPPWAEKMYRGANRRFAGADQSYVLDGLDMEPGEDFAGSCNPRKGTIWDIKPGIRETMYEHQREGLEFLWKNLAGTTDLAQVKTAESRNLEGCIISHAPGTGKTRLTMVFLETYLKLYPDSRPLIITPASMLLTWEEEFRKWDVQFPFHNLNNLEISGKENKMILQRLPEGRPLNNTTVRTVKIYSWNKEQSILGMSYDLFKSLAWKKSENEPVTRILLEKPGLVVLDEGHIPRSQKSNIWNALLKLKTKKRIILSGTPFQNNFKELFNILRIVRPAVAGVLAKEKKFSEMISCRGRCSRKNYRDIEESQFSVSVMDTAIDDLKAAMAPFVHVHKGAILQQSLPGLRDCVILLRPPELQKSLIQRIEGLKNMFKFDHKVALISVHPYLFTQCRLTEEEKSGVDQAALEASKLIPFEGVKTRFMMELVRLSAVRNEKVLVFSQYLGPLDLIQDHLKGFFGWGEGKQILKMEGKMGQKDRQNLINAFNDPKSEAKVLLASTRCCSEGINLVGASRVVLLDVVWNPSVERQAICRAYRLGQKKIVYTYHLMTSGTTEGDKYCRQAEKERLSELVFTSSSNEQCKSMNADTCIDDGVLEDIVADVNLKDMFVKIIYQPKDKNLVETFSIAS; encoded by the exons ATGAACTCTTCTGGTGGTGTAGCATCACGGACAAGATCACGTACGAGGTTCGCTCATGACATCATGGGGGGAACGCAGAGTGGCTCTTCAAGCAAGAGCGTGCAGATgaatttaa GAGAAAAACCAAGAGAAGAGAACAATACAGTGCTGGAGGATGATTACGAGTTAAAGGGTTATGACACCGATTCCTTGGACGACGAATATGTTCAGTTTCTTGGAATGCATGTGAAGCATGCGAATGGTGACAGCATTGGGAGTTGTCATCATGGAATGGAGATCGAAATAATCAGCGAAGCTGAATTCCGACAGACACCTCATTGTCCGAAGTCTTCACCGGCAGTGGAATCTGGCAGAGGTTGTGCAGGAAAAG ACAATGATGATAACACAATCAAAGAATCAACTTCTGTCTGTCCTAGAACAAGATGGAGTAGAACTAGCTCTGATAGAAGCAGACAGTTGGATCAAAACAAATGTTACGCTGATTGTAATAGCGCTCTTCTGCAAGAAGATGAGAAGTCACATGGATCAGAACACGAAATAGGCATAGCAGGTTGGACTAGATCAAAGAGAGGGGTTGCCAGAAAGCCCATAATGGTGGACGACATTTCCTTGGATTTATCGGATGGATCATCGTCTCCTGGTGACAGCAGTCTTTCTGATTCTCCTTCTTCAAGTGAGCATGAAGACTGTTCTGATGGTATTGAGCTATTATCAGATAGTCATAATGAAGAAGAATCTATCGATCAGCAAGCTTCTAAGAGACAGGAGTTTGCACCATCGAAAGTGCATGAAGACAAGGTTCAAGTTGAAGTTCAGTTACTCGGAGATAGTAGTAAAAGGACAGTAGGAAATATAGGTAATTGCTCCAGCAGACAAGATAGCTCGAGAAATAGACCAGGAAGCAAAAGGGATCATGTGCAGAAATCATCTTCATTGTTAATAAGTCAGATGTTTACCGAGAAAGAGTTCAAAGAAGATGAAGACGAAGTGGGAATTGACAGTTCATGGACTGGCAGAACGAGTATGAAAATGTGGATTTCTTCATCAGGTACTAGGGGTGCTCGAGTTGCTCAAGGAATTGGGAAAGAAGGGAAAGCACCTATAAGCAAATATGATTCGTCATTGAAGAACAAAGATAGTGATAAGAGTAACACTGCTTTGCACGATCATTCTCCCACATACGAACATGTTAGAGAGAAGAAAGCAAAAGTCAAGTTTGAAAACAATGAGCAGACAAGTGGGAGGCGGTTTTGTGCAAGAAAGTATTATGATTTGTACAAGGACAATACAGAGCTGGAAGATGATTACGAGTTAAAGGCTTATGACACTGATTCCTTGGACGACAATGATGTTCAGTTTCTTGGGATGCATATAAAGCATGCAAATGGTGACACCATTAGTGGTCATTGTGGAATGGAAATCGGGGTAGAAAGAATCAGCGAAGCTGAATTCAGGCAGACACATCATGGTCTGAAAAAAGAATCTTCACTGGCAGCAGAATCTGCCAGAGATTATGCAGGAAAAG AGAATGATGATGACACAATCAAAGAATCAACTTCTGTTTGTCCTAGAACAAGAGGGAGTCAAACTAACTTGGACAGAAGCAGACAGTtggatcaaaataaatattatgctgATTGTAAGAGCCCTCTTCCGCAAGAAGATGAGGAGAGGTCACATGGATCAGCACACGAAACAGGTATAGCAAGTCGGACTAGATCAAAGAGAGGGGTTTTGAGAAAGCCCACAACGGTTGACGATATTTCCTTGGATTTTTTATCGGATGGATCATCATCTCCTTCTGATAGCAGACCTTCTGATTCTCTGTCTTCAAGTGATCATGAAGCTGATGATTCTGAAGATGAAGAATTCACCATGGAGCAGTATGACTGTTCTGATGGTATTGAGCTATCAGATAGTCATGATGAACAAGGATCTGTTGATCAGCATGCTTCTAATAGACCGGAATTTGCATCATTGAAAGTGCATCAAGAAGAGGCTCAAGTTGAAGTTCAAGAGCTCGGAGATAGTCGCAAAAGGACAGTAGGAAACATCGGTAATTGCCCCAGCAAAGAAGATAGCTCCAGAAATAGACCAGGAAACAAAAGAGATCATGTGCAGAAATCATCTCCATTGTTGTCAAGTCAGATGTTTACCAAGAAAGAGTTCAAAGAAGATGAAGACGATGAGGGAATTGACCATTCATGGACTGGCAGAAAGAGAATGAAATTGATTTCTTCATCACATACTAGCGGCACTCGAGCTGCTCAAAGAATGGGGAAAGATGGGCAAGCATCTATAAGGAAATATGGTTTGTCACAGGAGAATGAAGATAGTGATAAGAGTAACTCTGCTTTGCACGATAATTCTCCCACATATGAACATGCTAGAAATAAGAAAGCGAGAGTCAAGTTTGAAAACAATGAGCAAATGAGTGGGAGGCGTTTATGTGCAAGAAAGGATTATGACTTGTACAAGGACCTCTTGGATTCTGTACTGGATAAGACAGCAGAAGTTAAAGAGGATGGAAGTCATGAGGAACCCAAGCAGTCGCTTGAACACAAAGATGCCCTTCCTCTGAAGTTCAGATTTGAGGATGAGATCACAACAGCAGTAGAAAAATCAGAAtctgagttgatcattgaacGTCTGTTTGACGAAATGGAACTTTGTCTGACATATGGAGATATGGACTTCAATGAATACCATGAG GTTGCAAAAGATACTACAAATTCTCCTGATGACGAAGCAAATCAATACACACAGTGTTGTAAGGGGAAGCATCAGCTGATCGAGGATGATGAAATCGGAGTGATCTGTAAATATTGCTTCCATATAGAGCTTGAAGCAAAACACGTTATACCTCCATGG GCAGAAAAAATGTATCGAGGGGCAAATAGGAGGTTCGCCGGGGCTGATCAATCTTATGTGCTAGACGGCCTTGATATGGAACCAGGAGAAGATTTCGCTGGTTCTTGCAATCCTAGGAAAGGAACAATATGGGATATTAAACCTGGTATCAGAGAAACAATGTATGAACATCAACGAGAAGGGCTCGAGTTTCTATGGAAGAACTTGGCAGGAACAACTGATCTTGCTCAAGTGAAGACTGCAGAGTCCAGAAATCTTGAAGGATGCATTATTTCTCATGCTCCGGGAACTGGCAAAACCCGCTTGACGATGGTTTTTCTCGAGACTTACTTGAAGCTATATCCTGATTCTCGACCCCTCATCATCACACCAGCTAGCATGCTCCTTACATGGGAAGAAGAATTCAGGAAATGGGACGTGCAGTTCCCGTTCCATAACCTGAACAACTTGGAGATATCAGGAAAGGAGAATAAAATGATTCTTCAACGTCTGCCGGAAGGGAGGCCCCTCAACAACACAACAGTGCGGACAGTGAAAATCTATTCTTGGAACAAAGAGCAAAGCATTCTTGGAATGAGCTATGATCTATTCAAGAGCCTGGCTTGGAAGAAAAGCGAAAATGAGCCTGTGACTAGGATACTTCTTGAGAAGCCTGGTCTGGTTGTTCTTGACGAAGGGCACATTCCACGTAGTCAGAAAAGCAACATCTGGAATGCCCTTCTGAAGCTGAAGACTAAGAAAAGGATCATTCTTTCAGGGACACCTTTCCAGAATAACTTCAAAGAACTCTTCAACATTCTGCGCATAGTGAGGCCGGCAGTAGCTGGAGTTCTTGCTAAAGAGAAAAAGTTTAGTGAAATGATATCTTGTAGGGGAAGGTGCTCGAGGAAAAATTACAGGGATATCGAAGAATCTCAATTTTCTGTCTCCGTCATGGACACTGCAATAGACGATCTAAAAGCTGCCATGGCACCATTTGTTCATGTTCACAAAGGCGCCATTCTTCAACAGAGTCTCCCTGGTTTGAGAGATTGTGTTATCCTTCTAAGACCTCCAGAACTGCAAAAGAGTCTAATACAGAGAATAGAAGGgttgaaaaatatgtttaagtTTGATCATAAGGTCGCACTAATCTCTGTGCACCCGTATCTTTTCACTCAATGCCGTTTaacagaagaagagaaaagtgGAGTCGACCAGGCTGCATTGGAGGCATCTAAGCTAATTCCTTTTGAAGGAGTAAAAACAAGATTCATGATGGAGCTCGTTCGTCTCAGCGCAGTGCGGAACGAGAAAGTGCTCGTTTTTAGCCAGTATCTCGGACCTCTGGATCTGATACAAGACCATCTTAAAGGATTCTTTGGATGGGGAGAAGGGAAGCAAATTCTCAAAATGGAAGGAAAAATGGGACAAAAGGACCGGCAGAACTTGATAAACGCTTTCAACGATCCCAAAAGCGAAGCCAAGGTCTTACTTGCATCGACAAGGTGCTGCTCAGAGGGCATAAACTTAGTCGGGGCATCCAGAGTCGTGCTTCTTGATGTTGTTTGGAATCCTTCAGTGGAAAGGCAGGCTATATGCCGAGCGTATAGGCTGGGACAGAAGAAGATTGTCTACACCTACCATCTGATGACTTCAGGGACAACAGAGGGGGATAAGTACTGCAGACAAGCTGAAAAGGAGCGGCTATCCGAGCTCGTTTTCACTTCTTCCTCCAATGAACAATGCAAGTCCATGAATGCTGATACATGCATTGATGACGGAGTTCTTGAAGATATTGTTGCTGATGTGAACCTCAAAGACATGTTTGTGAAGATCATTTATCAGCCAAAGGATAAGAACTTGGTTGAAACTTTCAGTATTGCATCTTGA